From one Blastocatellia bacterium genomic stretch:
- a CDS encoding prepilin-type N-terminal cleavage/methylation domain-containing protein codes for MDRKKQKQRGFSLIELLIVVAIIGIIAAIAVPRLLVAQQTAHETAALAEVQTIGKNQMMYALTHGHGKFGSLQDLITQNMAAGYQNGNMKSGYIFASTPINVEGLRAMFDTTAKPSSTGTFGSGNRSYYSNETLSNTVYQADGGEPPSATPQDRLPKNGEPRNE; via the coding sequence ATGGATCGCAAGAAGCAGAAGCAGAGAGGTTTTTCACTCATCGAGTTGCTCATCGTCGTGGCTATCATCGGCATCATCGCTGCTATCGCCGTGCCGCGCCTGCTGGTCGCCCAGCAGACGGCTCACGAGACTGCCGCGCTGGCTGAAGTTCAAACCATCGGCAAGAATCAAATGATGTACGCCCTGACCCACGGTCACGGCAAATTCGGCAGCCTGCAAGACCTGATCACCCAGAACATGGCGGCAGGTTATCAGAACGGCAATATGAAGAGCGGTTACATCTTCGCCTCGACCCCGATCAATGTCGAAGGGCTGCGCGCCATGTTCGACACCACGGCGAAGCCTTCTTCGACCGGCACCTTCGGATCGGGCAACCGCTCGTACTACTCCAACGAAACGCTCAGCAATACGGTGTATCAAGCCGACGGCGGCGAGCCGCCTTCAGCAACGCCGCAGGATCGCTTGCCGAAA